A genomic segment from Lignipirellula cremea encodes:
- a CDS encoding trypsin-like peptidase domain-containing protein translates to MLIAATICVSTSVAADETPSFFERVESSVVTIQVPGRGTGSGFFIDRDGTIATNYHVIEGAGEVNIIFHDKSSVPAIGFRAISQGKDLALLVVAKNPEGVVPLPLAARPPDKGDKVFAFGAPLGLEGSVSDGIVSATRTGSELQRMLADGDRDPYRKEMGYDLDADWIQTSAPVSSGNSGGPLVNEAGQVVGVNTFKLLRGENLNFAVLAAHVSSLAVAAPRESLPFSKLPPPRETKKETEAPSTDSYEVERRERDGDIADAMAELERWRVHIANFEAQVEEEALRHPGRAAYLSAKAEAAVFTAQIANLNQEGLRQQGQLAAANRQIGLTIAQLRQQYAAEIAQLDSTYQRQRQFGQGTDQQTLLDSYRADHQITTLRYESLSKEALRRHELMRTQFEGRINELVNQKTFIADNKLAPILVKQQPYLDFLTQAESTRNGLLAQLKTLEKQLKKTENLARGLAAPREEDTIARRKLVLAKNLWAAKSSAAKERFTEVINEHPESFAAEQAKAWLANINGSDLPPALQLSSREWNARTGGYKLEARLAGYVQDKVSLQNVDGTVVEVPLDKLSDADRQYVHELYGE, encoded by the coding sequence ATGCTGATTGCAGCCACTATTTGCGTCTCAACTTCCGTCGCCGCTGACGAAACGCCGTCGTTCTTTGAGCGAGTTGAGAGTTCAGTGGTCACGATCCAAGTGCCGGGACGCGGAACCGGAAGCGGCTTCTTCATCGACCGCGACGGGACCATCGCGACAAACTACCACGTCATTGAAGGCGCTGGTGAAGTGAACATCATCTTCCATGACAAGTCTTCTGTTCCTGCAATCGGGTTTCGAGCAATCTCCCAGGGCAAGGACCTCGCTCTGTTGGTGGTAGCAAAGAATCCCGAAGGTGTCGTGCCGCTGCCCCTTGCAGCCCGCCCGCCTGATAAGGGAGACAAGGTCTTCGCCTTTGGCGCGCCCCTGGGGCTGGAAGGTTCCGTAAGCGACGGTATTGTGAGCGCTACTCGCACTGGAAGCGAATTGCAAAGAATGCTCGCAGACGGTGATCGCGACCCGTATCGAAAAGAAATGGGATACGATCTGGATGCGGATTGGATCCAGACCTCAGCACCGGTTTCGTCAGGCAATAGCGGCGGGCCGCTTGTCAATGAAGCCGGCCAGGTTGTCGGCGTGAATACATTCAAACTCCTCCGGGGCGAGAATCTGAACTTTGCCGTGCTGGCTGCGCACGTGTCCTCGCTCGCGGTTGCAGCGCCGCGGGAGTCGCTGCCTTTCTCGAAATTGCCTCCCCCTCGGGAAACCAAGAAAGAAACGGAGGCCCCGTCCACGGATTCATACGAGGTGGAACGGCGAGAACGTGATGGCGATATTGCCGACGCTATGGCGGAGTTGGAAAGATGGCGAGTACACATCGCAAACTTCGAGGCCCAGGTTGAAGAAGAAGCATTGAGGCATCCGGGTCGCGCCGCCTACCTGTCGGCGAAAGCCGAGGCGGCTGTCTTTACGGCTCAGATCGCCAATTTGAATCAGGAGGGTTTGCGACAGCAAGGCCAACTTGCCGCCGCCAATCGCCAGATAGGCTTGACGATCGCTCAGCTCCGGCAGCAGTATGCGGCAGAAATCGCCCAGCTGGACAGTACGTATCAACGGCAGAGACAATTCGGTCAGGGAACAGATCAGCAAACGCTCCTCGACTCCTACCGAGCTGATCATCAAATCACGACCCTCCGCTATGAGTCACTCAGTAAGGAGGCGCTTCGCCGCCACGAACTTATGCGAACCCAGTTTGAGGGCCGCATCAACGAATTGGTCAACCAGAAGACATTCATTGCCGACAACAAGCTGGCCCCAATCCTGGTAAAGCAGCAGCCCTACTTGGATTTCCTCACTCAGGCAGAGTCCACACGCAATGGTTTGCTCGCGCAGTTGAAAACTTTGGAAAAGCAGCTTAAAAAAACAGAGAATCTCGCCCGTGGACTCGCGGCTCCGCGCGAGGAGGATACGATCGCTCGCCGAAAGCTGGTCCTGGCGAAAAACCTTTGGGCCGCTAAGTCTTCCGCTGCAAAGGAGCGATTCACCGAAGTAATTAATGAACACCCTGAGTCGTTCGCCGCAGAGCAGGCGAAGGCGTGGCTTGCCAACATCAACGGTTCAGACCTGCCTCCCGCCCTCCAACTGTCGTCGAGAGAATGGAACGCCCGCACCGGCGGTTACAAACTCGAAGCCCGACTAGCAGGGTACGTTCAGGACAAAGTGTCCCTCCAGAACGTCGACGGTACAGTAGTTGAAGTCCCTCTCGATAAACTAAGCGACGCTGATCGACAGTACGTCCACGAACTGTATGGCGAGTGA
- a CDS encoding restriction endonuclease subunit S: MKNGWESKELKAVSAINYGYTESASADPIGPRFLRITDIQNDNVEWKNVPYCNIAKDDLPKYRLKAGDIVFARTGATTGKSFLVSDPPKEAVFASYLIRLRLLDKDLSPEFVSLFFQTAEYWRAIKEGSSGSAQGGFNASKLGALSIPFPPIPEQRRIVGILDEAFAGIATAKANAEKNLQNARALFESHLNAVFTQRGDGELPTGERSAKLRPTDAAKDEKRVTRTGGRDATTRHIAPELALAVGMPVTRPSRNWNWTALTDLARLESGHTPSRRHPEYWNGQIPWIGIKDAKVNHGRHIVDTEQKTNDLGLANSSARLLPKNTVCLSRTASVGYVVVMGKPMATSQDFVNWVCSNRLVPDFLKYVFLAEGREGFFRYSSGAVHQTIYYPEAKAFHIAHPDIAEQQRIVLECDELRAKSQRLESIYRRKLAALDELKKSLLFQAFSGQL, translated from the coding sequence ATGAAGAATGGGTGGGAATCGAAAGAACTAAAAGCGGTTTCGGCCATCAATTACGGTTACACCGAAAGCGCTTCCGCTGATCCCATCGGTCCCCGGTTTCTTCGGATTACCGATATTCAGAATGACAATGTCGAATGGAAAAACGTCCCATACTGCAATATCGCGAAGGACGACTTGCCGAAGTATCGCTTGAAAGCCGGCGACATCGTTTTTGCACGGACCGGCGCGACTACAGGCAAGAGTTTCCTGGTCAGCGATCCGCCCAAAGAAGCCGTGTTCGCATCGTATTTGATTAGGCTTCGGTTGCTCGACAAGGATCTTTCGCCGGAGTTCGTGTCGTTATTTTTTCAGACCGCCGAATACTGGCGAGCGATCAAGGAAGGATCATCCGGCAGCGCGCAGGGCGGTTTCAACGCATCGAAACTGGGCGCGCTATCAATCCCCTTTCCACCCATTCCCGAACAGCGGCGGATCGTGGGCATCCTGGACGAAGCGTTTGCCGGCATCGCCACCGCCAAAGCCAACGCCGAAAAGAACCTCCAAAACGCCCGTGCCCTCTTCGAAAGCCACCTCAACGCCGTCTTCACCCAACGCGGCGACGGCGAGTTGCCTACGGGCGAGCGATCCGCGAAACTTAGACCCACTGACGCCGCAAAGGATGAGAAGAGAGTAACGAGAACTGGTGGACGCGATGCAACAACGCGTCACATTGCTCCTGAATTGGCACTGGCGGTAGGAATGCCAGTGACACGGCCTTCCAGGAATTGGAATTGGACTGCCTTGACTGATCTTGCACGACTAGAGTCAGGGCATACCCCTAGCCGCCGGCATCCAGAGTATTGGAACGGTCAGATTCCATGGATTGGAATCAAGGATGCGAAGGTCAACCACGGCCGACATATTGTCGATACGGAGCAAAAAACCAACGACCTTGGGCTCGCTAATTCATCAGCAAGACTGCTTCCGAAGAACACCGTTTGTCTATCACGAACCGCCTCAGTTGGGTATGTGGTGGTAATGGGTAAACCAATGGCAACAAGCCAAGATTTTGTGAATTGGGTCTGTTCGAACCGTTTGGTTCCGGACTTTTTGAAATATGTGTTTCTGGCGGAAGGGCGCGAGGGATTCTTTCGCTATTCGAGTGGTGCGGTCCATCAGACGATTTACTACCCTGAGGCAAAAGCATTTCACATTGCCCATCCCGACATCGCCGAACAGCAGCGAATTGTACTCGAATGCGATGAATTGCGAGCTAAGTCACAACGCCTCGAATCCATCTACCGTCGCAAACTCGCCGCGCTCGACGAGTTGAAAAAGTCGCTGCTGTTCCAAGCTTTCAGCGGACAACTTTAG
- a CDS encoding class I SAM-dependent DNA methyltransferase codes for MFEQAFKNIDDVLWKEAGCTTELDYTEQTSWLLFLKYLDGLEQDKADEASLEGKRYAFILEKPYRWESWAAPKGKDGKLDHNTAMVGDDLRDFVNLKLFPYLEGFRQKASGPNTIEYKIGQIFGEIKNKITSGYNLREIIDHIDELRFRSQTEKHELSHLYEAKIKNMGNAGRNGGEYYTPRPLIRAMVQVVQPQLGEQIYDGACGSAGFLCESFDYLTDEKQRKKKLTTKDLTTLQERTFYGKEKKSLAYVIGIMNMILHGIEAPNILHTNTLTENLADVQEKDRYDIVLANPPFGGKERKEVQQNFPIRTGETAFLFLQHFIKMLKAGGRGAVVIKNTFLSNTDNASTSLRKLLLENCSLHTILDCPGGTFIGAGVKTVVLFFEKGAPTRKVWYYQLDPGRNMGKTNPLNDDDLAEFVQLQKKFAASDKSWTVDVKDLDPKTFDLSVKNPDGGEEVVLRTPQEIMDEIAELDKESAKVLATIRGLL; via the coding sequence ATGTTTGAACAAGCCTTTAAGAATATCGACGACGTCCTGTGGAAAGAGGCCGGCTGCACGACCGAGCTGGATTACACCGAGCAGACGTCCTGGCTGCTGTTCCTGAAATACCTCGACGGGCTGGAGCAAGACAAAGCCGACGAAGCCTCGCTGGAAGGGAAGCGGTACGCCTTCATTCTGGAGAAACCGTATCGCTGGGAAAGCTGGGCCGCCCCCAAGGGGAAAGACGGCAAGCTGGACCACAACACGGCGATGGTGGGCGACGACCTGCGCGACTTCGTCAACCTGAAGCTCTTCCCCTACCTGGAGGGTTTTCGGCAGAAGGCCAGCGGGCCGAATACGATCGAGTACAAGATCGGGCAGATTTTCGGCGAGATCAAAAACAAGATCACCAGCGGCTACAACCTCCGCGAGATCATCGACCACATCGACGAACTGCGGTTCCGCTCGCAGACCGAGAAGCACGAGCTGTCGCACCTGTACGAAGCCAAGATCAAAAACATGGGCAACGCCGGCCGGAACGGCGGCGAGTACTACACCCCGCGGCCGCTCATTCGCGCCATGGTGCAAGTCGTCCAGCCGCAGCTCGGCGAACAAATTTACGACGGAGCGTGCGGTTCGGCCGGCTTCTTGTGCGAGTCGTTTGACTATCTCACCGACGAGAAGCAGCGGAAGAAAAAGCTGACCACCAAGGATTTGACGACGCTCCAGGAACGCACGTTCTACGGCAAGGAGAAAAAGTCGCTGGCGTACGTGATCGGCATCATGAACATGATCCTGCACGGCATCGAGGCGCCGAACATCCTGCACACCAACACGCTTACGGAGAACCTGGCCGACGTCCAGGAGAAGGACCGCTACGACATCGTGCTGGCCAATCCGCCCTTTGGCGGCAAGGAACGTAAGGAGGTGCAGCAGAACTTCCCGATCCGCACCGGCGAAACGGCGTTCCTGTTCCTGCAGCACTTTATCAAAATGCTCAAAGCGGGCGGGCGGGGCGCCGTGGTCATCAAAAACACGTTCCTGTCGAACACCGACAACGCCTCGACCAGCCTGCGGAAACTGCTGCTGGAAAACTGCAGCCTGCACACCATCCTCGACTGCCCGGGCGGCACGTTCATCGGAGCCGGCGTCAAAACCGTGGTGCTGTTCTTCGAGAAAGGCGCCCCCACCCGCAAGGTCTGGTACTACCAGCTCGACCCCGGCCGCAACATGGGCAAGACCAACCCGCTGAACGACGACGACCTGGCCGAGTTCGTCCAGCTGCAGAAGAAGTTCGCCGCCTCCGACAAGTCATGGACGGTGGACGTGAAGGACCTCGACCCGAAAACGTTCGATCTGTCCGTGAAGAACCCCGACGGCGGCGAAGAAGTCGTGCTTCGCACGCCGCAGGAGATCATGGACGAGATTGCGGAGTTGGATAAAGAGAGTGCGAAAGTGCTGGCGACGATTCGGGGGTTGTTATGA
- a CDS encoding helix-turn-helix domain-containing protein, with translation MNSSTPAKPLLLLTPQQAADALAISPRKLWAMTASGEIPHVRLGRCVRYPVDVLQRWIEENKKGGER, from the coding sequence ATGAACTCTAGCACCCCCGCGAAACCGCTGCTCTTGCTGACGCCTCAACAGGCGGCCGACGCCCTGGCAATCAGCCCACGCAAGTTGTGGGCGATGACCGCTTCGGGCGAGATTCCGCACGTCCGACTGGGGCGATGCGTTCGCTATCCGGTCGATGTCCTTCAACGGTGGATCGAAGAGAACAAGAAGGGGGGTGAGCGATGA
- the hsdR gene encoding EcoAI/FtnUII family type I restriction enzme subunit R encodes MNESETRAEHIDPALAAAGWGVVEGSRIRREYVIVPGRLEGFGRRGKVLKVDYVLIYRNTKLAVVEAKAWEEPLTLGVAQAKNYADKLEIRFAYASNGQGVYGMDLQEGTEGELPGFPTPEELWNRTFAVADAWRDRFAAVPFEDRGGYFEGRYYQDLAIDRVLEAIAGGQDRILLTLATGTGKTFIAFQLAWKMFQSRWNLPDWKAGREPSRRPRILFLADRNILADQAFNAFSAFPEDALVRIEPGEIKKKGRVPTNGSLFFTIFQTFMCGPPQDGQPSPYFGDYPPDFFDFIVIDECHRGGAQDESNWRGILEYFAPAVQLGLTATPKRRDNVDTYRYFGEPVFIYSLKDGINDGFLTPFKVKQISTTLDEYVYTSDDLVVEGEIEAGKRYEEKDFNRIIEIKEREQKRVEIFMQQIDHREKTLVFCATQLHALAVRDLINQITISGDPNYCQRVTADDGALGEQHLKAFQDNERTIPTILTTSQKLSTGVDARNIRNIVLMRPINSMIEFKQIIGRGTRLYDGKDYFTIYDFVEAHQHFSDPEWDGEPLEPEACGACGQRPCVCERPAPAPCQDCGERPCVCEKGPCERCGQAKCECKKKATVQLADGKGRAIQHMMSTSYWHPDGTPMSAAEFMQSLYGELPNFFQNEAELRILWSAPDTRSRLLEGLAEKGFGAEQMAEMQRIIDADKCDLFDVLAYVAYALPTLTREQRAATAKVEINAHFDAKQQAFLDFVLAHYVSEGVGELDQDKLTPLLRLKYNNSIADAVADLGRPEKIGQVFAGFQQYLYRGVA; translated from the coding sequence GTGAACGAATCCGAAACCCGCGCCGAACATATCGACCCCGCGCTCGCTGCGGCCGGCTGGGGCGTTGTGGAAGGCAGCCGCATCCGACGGGAATACGTCATTGTGCCGGGCCGGCTGGAAGGTTTTGGACGACGGGGGAAGGTTCTCAAAGTCGACTACGTGTTGATCTATCGCAACACGAAACTGGCCGTGGTTGAGGCCAAGGCCTGGGAAGAACCGCTGACCCTGGGCGTCGCCCAGGCGAAGAACTACGCCGACAAGCTGGAGATTCGCTTTGCCTACGCCAGCAACGGCCAAGGCGTCTACGGCATGGATCTGCAGGAGGGGACCGAAGGCGAGCTGCCCGGCTTCCCCACGCCGGAAGAGTTGTGGAACAGGACGTTCGCCGTCGCCGATGCCTGGCGGGACCGCTTCGCCGCCGTGCCGTTTGAGGACCGCGGCGGTTATTTCGAAGGCCGTTACTATCAGGATCTGGCGATCGATCGCGTGCTGGAGGCGATCGCCGGCGGGCAAGACCGCATCCTGCTGACTCTGGCGACCGGGACCGGCAAGACGTTTATCGCCTTCCAGCTGGCCTGGAAGATGTTTCAAAGCCGCTGGAACCTGCCCGACTGGAAAGCGGGCCGCGAGCCGAGCCGGCGGCCGCGCATCCTGTTCCTGGCCGATCGGAACATCCTGGCGGACCAGGCATTTAATGCTTTCTCCGCCTTCCCCGAAGACGCCCTGGTGCGGATCGAACCGGGAGAAATCAAAAAGAAGGGCCGCGTTCCGACCAACGGCAGTCTGTTCTTTACGATCTTTCAAACCTTCATGTGCGGGCCGCCGCAGGACGGTCAGCCTTCGCCCTACTTTGGCGACTATCCGCCCGACTTTTTCGACTTTATCGTGATCGACGAATGCCACCGCGGCGGCGCCCAGGACGAAAGCAACTGGCGGGGAATCCTGGAGTACTTCGCCCCGGCCGTGCAACTCGGTCTGACGGCCACGCCCAAACGGCGGGATAACGTCGACACCTACCGTTACTTCGGCGAGCCGGTATTTATCTACTCGCTCAAAGACGGAATCAACGACGGCTTCTTGACGCCGTTCAAGGTCAAGCAGATCTCCACCACGCTGGACGAGTACGTTTACACCTCGGACGATCTGGTCGTCGAAGGGGAAATTGAAGCCGGCAAGCGTTACGAAGAAAAGGACTTCAATCGGATCATCGAAATCAAAGAACGCGAGCAGAAGCGGGTGGAGATCTTCATGCAGCAGATCGACCATCGCGAGAAAACGCTCGTCTTCTGCGCAACGCAGCTCCACGCGCTGGCGGTGCGCGACCTGATCAACCAGATCACCATCAGCGGCGACCCGAACTACTGCCAGCGGGTGACGGCCGACGACGGGGCGCTGGGCGAACAGCATTTGAAGGCCTTCCAAGACAACGAAAGAACCATTCCCACGATCCTCACCACGTCGCAAAAGCTGTCGACGGGAGTCGACGCCCGGAACATCCGCAACATTGTCCTGATGCGGCCGATCAACTCCATGATTGAGTTCAAGCAGATCATCGGGCGGGGAACGCGACTGTACGACGGCAAAGACTATTTCACGATCTACGATTTCGTCGAGGCCCACCAGCACTTTAGCGACCCGGAATGGGACGGCGAACCGCTGGAGCCCGAAGCATGCGGCGCCTGTGGGCAGCGTCCCTGCGTCTGTGAGCGGCCTGCGCCGGCGCCTTGCCAGGATTGCGGCGAGCGGCCCTGCGTCTGCGAGAAAGGCCCTTGTGAGCGATGTGGGCAGGCCAAGTGCGAGTGCAAGAAGAAAGCGACTGTCCAGCTGGCCGACGGCAAGGGACGAGCGATCCAGCACATGATGTCGACCAGCTACTGGCATCCTGACGGCACGCCGATGTCGGCTGCGGAATTCATGCAGTCCCTGTACGGCGAATTGCCGAATTTCTTCCAGAACGAGGCCGAGCTACGCATCCTGTGGAGTGCGCCCGACACGCGGTCCAGGCTTCTGGAAGGGCTGGCTGAGAAAGGCTTTGGCGCCGAACAGATGGCAGAGATGCAGCGGATCATCGACGCCGACAAGTGCGACCTGTTCGACGTGCTGGCCTATGTCGCCTACGCGCTCCCCACGCTGACCCGCGAGCAGCGTGCCGCGACGGCAAAGGTCGAGATCAACGCCCACTTCGATGCGAAGCAGCAAGCCTTCCTGGACTTCGTGCTGGCCCACTACGTCAGCGAAGGGGTGGGGGAACTGGACCAGGACAAGCTGACTCCGCTCCTGCGGCTGAAATACAACAACTCGATCGCCGACGCCGTGGCGGACCTGGGCCGTCCCGAAAAGATCGGGCAAGTGTTTGCCGGCTTCCAGCAGTACCTTTATCGAGGAGTGGCGTAA
- a CDS encoding IS1380 family transposase translates to MQQRIDKANWNGQSPMIQPDNVQYEIAERGQAIAAGGLGAIVQLLNQLGVRQEINRSVSLLKLHLPYDEADHVFNIALNLLAGGSCLEHLEDRRCDEAYLNAVGAQRIPDPTTAGDFCRRFSELDILQLQSGFNRIRQKVWKQQPDAFLDCAILEADGTQVETSGEKKQGIGINYKGQWGYHPLVVTLANTREPLFIANRSGNRPSHEHAAFYLDLAVERCRQAGFRKIVLRGDTDFALTENFDRWDAEGVEFVFGIDAMPKLVDIAATLPESAWKSLDRSRREPTPPERQRARRPNSKEPIVERNGYLNKKLVAERIAEFDYQPGKCGQTYRVVVLHKEIHQTRGQLRLFDQEEPVYFFYITNAAQSDKPARQVVLDANARCNQENNIAQLKQCCLAAPLDSLLSNWAYMTIASLAWSLKAWSALLIQPCGRAAAQHRATKMQLLAMDFTTFRDRILMIPAQILRTSRRLVYRLMSYRPSVDALLLIHAAVHRPLRC, encoded by the coding sequence ATGCAACAACGAATCGATAAGGCGAACTGGAACGGACAGTCGCCCATGATCCAGCCAGACAACGTGCAATACGAAATCGCCGAGCGCGGACAAGCCATCGCCGCCGGAGGTTTGGGCGCGATCGTCCAACTGCTCAATCAGCTGGGGGTCCGGCAAGAGATCAACCGCTCGGTCTCCCTCCTCAAGCTCCACTTGCCCTACGATGAAGCCGACCACGTTTTCAATATCGCTTTGAATCTGCTCGCTGGCGGCAGTTGTCTCGAACACCTCGAAGACCGACGCTGCGATGAAGCTTATCTCAACGCCGTCGGGGCGCAGCGTATCCCGGACCCGACGACGGCGGGCGATTTTTGTCGGCGATTTTCGGAGTTGGATATCCTGCAGTTGCAAAGTGGCTTCAATCGCATCCGACAGAAGGTGTGGAAGCAACAGCCCGACGCGTTCTTGGATTGTGCGATCCTCGAAGCCGACGGCACGCAGGTGGAGACTTCCGGTGAAAAGAAGCAAGGCATCGGCATCAATTATAAAGGCCAGTGGGGCTACCATCCGCTGGTGGTCACCTTGGCCAACACGCGCGAACCGCTGTTTATCGCTAACCGCAGCGGCAATCGGCCGAGCCATGAACACGCCGCGTTTTACTTGGACCTGGCCGTGGAGCGTTGTCGCCAAGCCGGCTTTCGCAAGATCGTCTTGCGCGGCGATACCGACTTCGCGCTGACGGAGAATTTCGATCGCTGGGATGCGGAGGGAGTCGAGTTTGTGTTCGGGATCGACGCCATGCCGAAACTGGTCGATATCGCCGCAACTTTGCCGGAATCGGCGTGGAAATCGCTCGATCGCTCACGACGCGAGCCGACCCCGCCGGAGCGACAACGGGCCAGACGGCCGAACTCCAAAGAGCCGATCGTCGAACGCAACGGTTATCTCAACAAGAAGCTGGTTGCCGAGCGGATCGCCGAGTTCGACTATCAGCCTGGCAAGTGCGGCCAGACGTATCGCGTGGTGGTGCTGCACAAAGAGATTCATCAAACGCGCGGCCAACTGCGCCTGTTCGACCAGGAGGAGCCGGTCTACTTCTTCTACATCACCAACGCCGCGCAGTCGGACAAGCCGGCGCGTCAGGTGGTGCTCGACGCCAATGCTCGTTGCAATCAAGAGAACAACATCGCGCAGTTAAAACAGTGTTGCCTGGCCGCGCCGCTGGACAGCCTGCTCAGCAACTGGGCGTACATGACGATCGCCTCGCTCGCATGGAGCCTGAAGGCTTGGTCGGCGTTATTGATCCAGCCTTGCGGTCGCGCGGCGGCCCAACACAGGGCGACAAAAATGCAGTTGTTGGCGATGGACTTCACGACGTTCCGCGACCGCATCCTCATGATCCCCGCGCAGATCCTACGCACCAGTCGCCGTCTGGTGTACCGCTTGATGAGTTACCGTCCGAGCGTCGACGCGTTGCTGTTAATCCACGCCGCCGTGCATCGTCCGTTGCGATGCTAA
- a CDS encoding GmrSD restriction endonuclease domain-containing protein, producing MKATEARLLDFLKKSPQFVIPIYQRTYSWTVKECQQLWEDIVRTGNNDGISVHFVGSIVYIEQGISQVTHQSPLLVIDGQQRLTTTTLLIAALAEAVGDSEPIEGFSSEMLRGYYLLNPLEKGDRKYKLLLSQSDKSTLTSIVAGLETPKEHSLRVMQNYELFASLLAGCNGDFQAVCKGLAKLVVVDIALNRDQDNPQLIFESMNSTGKELSQADLIRNFILMGLDPELQSRLYEQFWRPMEVDFGQEAYGTHFDAFMRHYLTVKSGEIPRLDEVYEAFKSHARSPKIASAGVEALVKDIRDFGRYFCAMALGAESDLQLKTAFHDLRELKVDVAFPFLLELYHDYMAGDLSQVDFLATVRLIESYVFRRAICNIPTNSMNKSFATFTKTLKKDRYFESILANFLLLPSYRRFPSDEEFRRDIQTRDLYNFRSRSYWLRRLENFGRKERVQVDEYTIEHIMPQNANLSSEWREALGTEWQRVQETWLHTLGNLTLTAYNADYSDRPFLEKRDMPQSPEKGLKQSPLKVNQGLSLLETWNEAEIKNRATRLASLAVGVWTAPDLAPDILDAYRPQKDSSTEYSVKDHPHLLTPTMRPVYEAFRKAVLALDPCVTEEFLKLYVAFKAETNFVDIVPQVKRFRVSLNMRFADVNDPKGLCKDITGIGRWGNGDVEIGLSKLDQLPYVIGLVRQSLELQLGNIGEA from the coding sequence ATGAAAGCCACAGAAGCCCGACTGCTCGACTTCCTGAAAAAGTCGCCGCAGTTTGTCATTCCGATCTACCAGCGCACCTATTCCTGGACCGTGAAAGAGTGCCAGCAGCTTTGGGAGGACATAGTTCGCACAGGTAATAATGACGGCATCTCTGTGCATTTCGTCGGATCAATCGTCTACATTGAGCAGGGGATTTCGCAGGTCACGCATCAATCACCTCTGCTCGTGATTGACGGCCAACAACGCCTGACGACGACAACGCTGCTGATCGCGGCCTTAGCCGAAGCAGTCGGCGATTCCGAGCCCATCGAAGGGTTCTCGTCCGAGATGCTGCGCGGATACTACCTGCTTAATCCCTTGGAGAAGGGAGACCGAAAGTACAAATTGCTGCTGTCACAATCCGACAAATCCACGTTGACTTCGATTGTGGCTGGCCTGGAAACACCGAAAGAACATTCCTTGCGGGTTATGCAAAACTACGAGCTGTTCGCGTCCTTGCTGGCAGGCTGTAATGGGGACTTTCAAGCGGTGTGCAAGGGATTGGCAAAACTGGTCGTGGTCGACATTGCACTAAACCGCGACCAGGACAATCCGCAGCTCATCTTTGAAAGCATGAACTCGACCGGCAAGGAATTGAGTCAGGCGGATTTGATCCGCAACTTCATCCTGATGGGGCTTGATCCGGAGTTGCAATCGCGGCTTTACGAGCAATTCTGGCGACCAATGGAAGTTGATTTTGGGCAGGAGGCCTACGGCACGCATTTTGATGCGTTCATGCGGCATTACCTGACTGTGAAGTCGGGCGAGATTCCTCGCCTCGATGAAGTCTACGAGGCGTTCAAATCACACGCCCGATCGCCCAAAATCGCCAGCGCTGGCGTGGAGGCATTGGTCAAGGATATCCGCGATTTCGGTCGTTACTTCTGCGCGATGGCGTTGGGTGCGGAATCTGACCTGCAGCTGAAAACGGCATTTCACGATCTGCGCGAACTGAAGGTCGATGTGGCCTTTCCGTTCCTGCTGGAGCTTTATCACGACTATATGGCAGGGGATTTGTCTCAGGTTGATTTCCTGGCGACAGTACGGCTGATTGAGTCTTACGTTTTCCGCCGGGCTATTTGCAATATCCCAACGAACTCGATGAACAAGTCGTTTGCGACGTTCACCAAGACACTCAAGAAGGACCGGTATTTCGAGAGTATCCTGGCGAATTTCCTGCTCTTGCCGTCTTACCGCCGTTTCCCGTCGGACGAAGAGTTTCGGCGGGACATCCAAACTCGCGACCTTTACAATTTCCGCAGTAGAAGCTACTGGCTGCGTCGCCTAGAAAACTTCGGCCGCAAAGAGCGCGTGCAGGTTGATGAATACACGATTGAGCACATCATGCCACAGAACGCGAATCTTTCATCGGAATGGCGTGAAGCCCTGGGGACGGAATGGCAACGAGTCCAGGAAACCTGGCTTCATACACTCGGCAACTTGACGCTCACCGCATACAACGCTGATTACAGCGACCGTCCGTTTCTCGAGAAACGCGACATGCCTCAATCGCCAGAGAAGGGGCTGAAACAAAGCCCACTTAAAGTCAACCAAGGACTTAGTTTGCTAGAGACGTGGAATGAGGCGGAAATCAAAAACCGCGCGACCAGATTGGCGAGCCTCGCAGTTGGCGTTTGGACGGCCCCCGATCTCGCTCCCGATATCCTGGACGCTTATCGGCCTCAAAAAGATTCTTCGACCGAGTACAGCGTTAAGGACCATCCCCACCTGCTCACGCCCACCATGCGACCTGTGTACGAGGCTTTTCGGAAAGCGGTACTTGCACTCGATCCGTGTGTGACGGAGGAATTCCTGAAGCTCTACGTCGCATTCAAAGCGGAAACTAATTTTGTCGATATCGTTCCGCAAGTAAAACGATTCCGGGTTTCCCTCAATATGAGATTTGCGGACGTGAACGACCCTAAGGGACTGTGCAAAGACATTACAGGCATCGGCAGGTGGGGTAATGGGGATGTCGAAATAGGACTGTCAAAGCTCGACCAACTGCCCTATGTGATTGGCCTGGTGCGACAATCCCTGGAACTGCAACTCGGCAATATTGGTGAAGCGTGA